One Bombus pyrosoma isolate SC7728 linkage group LG7, ASM1482585v1, whole genome shotgun sequence genomic window carries:
- the LOC122569468 gene encoding uncharacterized protein LOC122569468 — protein sequence MTMSRRNEKEDLKILQELIPNATPESLRIFRDCMRIDALYNAALPYGIISAAATHMLIPKTQGMLKPIATAVIGVTMSLVGKLLYTPKCYQKAFGTVEPFTRRQLHHADNVNRQEQQSKYLVSSTDNLQEEEPVWDNIDTQFESYPNEFDDISGNSQEESTNEQQGKKRVTYDDLWMQHREQQMKNQYSDIQNYFATNNARREPVRRQQTRLPQKSAVPETEFDEKETWN from the exons ATGACAATGTCTAGACGAAACGAGaaggaagatttaaaaatattgcaagaaTTG ATTCCTAATGCCACACCAGAATCATTGCGAATTTTTCGAGATTGTATGAGAATAGATGCTTTATATAACGCTGCACTTCCTTATGGAATTATATCTGCAGCAGCGACACATATGCTGATTCCTAAGACACAAGGGATGCTAAAACCTATTGCAACAGCTGTTATAGGTGTAACAATGTCCTTAGTTGGAAAACTACTTTATACACCAAAATGTTATCAAAAAGCATTTGGTACCGTGGAACCATTTACAAG gaGGCAATTACACCATGCTGATAATGTTAATCGACAAGAACAGCAGagtaaatatcttgtatcTTCCACTGATAATTTACAGGAAGAAGAACCAGTCTGGGATAATATTGATACCCAATTTGAGAGCTATC CAAATGAATTCGATGATATAAGTGGTAATTCACAAGAAGAGTCAACAAATGAGCAACAAGGAAAGAAGCGTGTCACATATGATGACTTATGGATGCAGCACAGAGAACAACAAATGAAGAACCAGTATAGTGATAttcaaaa TTATTTCGCCACAAATAATGCAAGGAGAGAGCCAGTTCGAAGGCAACAGACGAGGCTTCCACAAAAATCAGCAGTTCCTGAAACagaattcgatgaaaaagaaacgtggAATTGA